A section of the Paralichthys olivaceus isolate ysfri-2021 chromosome 14, ASM2471397v2, whole genome shotgun sequence genome encodes:
- the lhcgr gene encoding lutropin-choriogonadotropic hormone receptor, protein MTKTTLNNIWLLTNCSSLSCDSSIKLTQHASVDKKVAETSKVYCSYKEPERLQGRATHLNAQSLVETSSCSIVDVFETAATMHTPPPVRLFLAVLLFYGHRGASAFLCPRICRCHSNTIRCNNVTEASAVMTGHRHKRLFLFHCSLRTISSHSFEGLRGVQRIEIAQSVTLETIETLAFNNLPNVSEILIQNTKNLMHIGRRTFNNLPKLHYLSISNTGITLFPDITSIHSLESEFILDICDNLHVLEIPPNAFIGMIKEYVTMNLYNNGIREIHDHAFNGTKINKLMLKNNRNLRVIHRDAFKGATGPGVLDVSATALTKLPPQGLESVLVLLAQSAYALKSLHPLRGLWSLREAHLTYNSHCCALLSWAAQRDFPVNPSWTNDSKYCDESDPSARLQRVIGGSADSTQAFDEPLFSDVDLFLDDPVSGDVNFLYPELDFCQTRPTLVCTPEADAFNPCEDIAGFSFLRVAIWFINILAITGNLTVLVVSFTSRSKMMVPRFLMCHLAFADLCIGIYLLMIATVDIRTCGSYSQHAIEWQTGLGCSAAGFLSVFGGELSVYTLSTITLERWHTITNALQVERRLVLTQAASIMAVGWLICLGLGMLPLIGVSSYTKVSMCLPMDIETPLAQAFIIIILLFNVGAFVVVCVCYVLLYLAVKNPEFPGRSADTKIAKRMAVLIFTDFLCMAPISFFAISAAFKVPLITVTNSKILLVLFFPINSCANPFLYAIFTKAFRKDVYRLMSALGCCKSKASVYCMKAYYSENSIKMGPENKRSHTGGAC, encoded by the exons atgacaaaaacaacccTCAACAACATCTGGCTTTTAACTAACTGTTCCTCACTTTCCTGTGACTCAAGCATAAAGCTCACTCAACATGCGTCAGTTGATAAGAAGGTGGCAGAGACGTCAAAGGTCTACTGCAGCTACAAAGAGCCAGAGAGGCTGCAGGGAAGAGCCACACATCTAAACGCTCAGTCCCTGGTGGAAACGTCCAGTTGCAGTATAGTGGACGTATTTGAGACAGCAGCAACAATGCATACTCCTCCGCCAGTGCGCTTGTTCCTGGCTGTTTTACTCTTCTACGGACACAGGGGTGCGTCGGCGTTCTTGTGTCCGAGGATCTGCCGCTGCCATTCCAACACGATCAGATGCAACAACGTGACCGAAGCCTCCGCTGTGATGAcgggacacagacacaaaaggcT GTTTCTCTTTCACTGCTCTTTGCGCACGATTTCCAGCCATTCCTTTGAGGGTTTGAGAGGAGTCCAGAGGAT TGAGATTGCTCAGAGCGTAACCCTGGAAACCATCGAGACATTGGCGTTTAACAACCTTCCTAACGTCTCAGAAAT CCTAATCCAGAACACAAAGAATCTGATGCACATTGGCAGACGGACCTTTAACAATCTTCCCAAGTTACATTACCT GAGCATATCAAACACTGGGATCACACTTTTCCCTGACATCACTTCTATCCATTCTCTTGAATCAGAGTTCATCTT GGATATCTGTGACAACCTGCATGTACTGGAAATACCTCCAAACGCTTTCATTGGAATGATTAAGGAATATGTTACAAT GAACCTGTATAACAATGGCATCAGAGAAATACACGACCACGCCTTCAATGGGACAAAGATAAATAAACT AATGTTAAAGAACAACCGAAACCTCAGAGTGATCCACAGAGATGCTTTCAAAGGAGCCACAGGCCCTGGAGTCTT GGACGTTTCAGCGACAGCTCTCACAAAGTTACCACCACAGGGGCTGGAGTCGGTCCTGGTGCTGTTGGCTCAGTCAGCGTACGCCTTGAAAAGTCTGCATCCTCTCCGGGGACTATGGAGCCTGCGAGAGGCCCACCTCACCTACAACAGTCACTGCTGCGCTCTGCTGAGCTGGGCTGCACAAAG GGACTTTCCAGTTAATCCTTCCTGGACTAATGACTCTAAATACTGTGATGAGAGCGATCCATCAGCGAG GCTTCAGCGCGTGATCGGAGGTTCAGCCGATTCGACTCAAGCTTTCGATGAGCCCTTATTCTCAGATGTTGACCTGTTTCTCGATGATCCAGTTTCTGGGGATGTGAATTTCCTCTATCCAGAGCTGGACTTCTGTCAGACTCGACCAACTCTGGTTTGCACCCCTGAGGCAGACGCTTTCAATCCCTGCGAGGACATTGCCGGTTTCAGTTTTCTCAGAGTGGCTATTTGGTTTATCAACATACTGGCGATCACAGGGAACCTGACAGTGCTCGTGGTCTCGTTTACCAGTCGCAGCAAGATGATGGTCCCCCGCTTCCTCATGTGCCACCTGGCTTTTGCTGACCTCTGCATTGGGATCTACCTTCTGATGATAGCGACTGTAGACATCCGCACGTGTGGTTCCTACAGTCAACATGCGATTGAATGGCAGACGGGGCTGGGCTGCAGCGCCGCAGGCTTCTTGTCTGTGTTTGGCGGGGAGCTGTCAGTCTACACACTTTCCACCATTACACTGGAGCGCTGGCACACCATCACCAACGCTCTGCAGGTAGAGCGTCGCCTGGTGCTCACACAGGCAGCGAGCATAATGGCGGTCGGTTGGCTCATCTGTCTGGGGCTGGGAATGCTGCCCCTGATCGGTGTGAGCAGTTACACCAAAGTAAGCATGTGCTTACCCATGGATATAGAGACTCCTCTGGCTCAAGCCTTCATCATAATTATCCTACTCTTCAACGTGGGAGCCTTCGTTGTTGTGTGCGTCTGTTACGTGCTCCTCTACCTGGCCGTGAAGAACCCTGAATTTCCCGGAAGAAGCGCTGACACCAAGATCGCAAAGCGCATGGCCGTGCTCATCTTCACAGATTTTCTTTGCATGGCACCCATCTCTTTCTTTGCCATCTCTGCTGCCTTCAAAGTCCCCCTCATCACCGTGACTAACTCCAAGATCCTACTGGTCCTCTTCTTCCCCATCAATTCCTGTGCCAACCCTTTCCTCTACGCCATCTTCACCAAGGCTTTCAGAAAGGACGTGTATCGGCTCATGAGTGCCCTGGGCTGCTGCAAGAGCAAGGCCAGCGTTTATTGTATGAAGGCCTACTACTCGGAAAATTCAATCAAGATGGGACCCGAAAATAAAAGATCTCACACGGGAGGCGCCTGCTGA